The DNA region GATAGCTCTTTTAGAACAGCGAGAGGCTGGCATTGAGTCATCGCACGCACACTGAGGAATATAAAGAAGCAGTCAGGGTGTAGGGAAAGCAGACCTTGAGGCAGAGGCCCGTTGTTGTGCTGTCACTTCCCCGTGTTTATGTGCAGACGCATCCTCCATACTGCAGCTCAGCGTGGTCTGATCACACACGCGGACGCACCCCCAGCGTTTGTCTCCCTCGCTTTCACACAGCCGTCGCCATCCGACTGAAGTGGCATTTAAATAATGAGCTTAGTTGTTTGCGCTGCGTCTCCTGTCCCTTGCAGTCCTGACACGTTTGTCTGCCCTTATTACTGTTGCTCATATTCGATACTAATTGTTTCATTCAGAACGCTGGTGTCATTGACTTTagtttattactttttaaaGGGACAATAGCAGCGGGCTGATTAAATTAAAGTAGAGCCTGCTACTGTTAAAAGTGCAGTTTTACTACCCAGATATAATTTGCATACTACAATAAAGAATCTGCGTCTGAAACAGACATTTAACTGATTTTTGCTTGCCTTGTGAGAAAACAACAATGTTTCACTAAGAACCATCACAAAGTGAGTCTGGTAGCTTCACAGAGAGGCAGACTGCTTCACTTTAATACGCTCACTTCGGCCGTCTGCCTCCCTGCAGATTTATACCATTAATTACACTCATTCATTTCGGGGCAAGTTGGCTGTAGAGAGGATCACCATCTGTTGCCTCTTTCTTCTCGATGTGTCACACACTCCTATATGTTCATTTGTAACCCATGTCCCTGTGCTTTTGTTCTTCAAGCCTATAATTCCTTTTAAACAAATCTAAAAATGCTCCCGGGCTGAAAATGCAGCATGGGCTGAGAGTTTGAACTTCCTGTAGTTATTTGGAGAAAATTGGTGAAATATTAGGGCAACTATCTTATAAATACAGAATATTCACTAACATTACGACTGAGTGCAAATGTAGCTTGTGACCCACTTTTAGGTTGGGGCCTAACAAGCTAAAGTGTGGCAACACTTTCCACCGCTGCCTGTAAGAAGCGGTAACACATGTCAGCCATGACACATCAGCCAGGTCATGGCTGAATGAGCCATTTTCCACAAGAAATATTTTCTGCCACCAGTGGACTAAAATAGGCCCAGTTCACACGAGccagcatgaatcagtttcaCAGTTCGTCTCATTGTTGTTTTAGTAGCATGGCCTACTTCTCAGTTAGTGTGTATTCATATacattttcattaaaaaaacctATTGAATGAATGCTTACATTCATGTTTTGGAAGTCTTGAAGAAATGGTTTCATAGCCCAGTTttgctggttctgcagctctgctttagCCCAGAATCGAGACAGATTATACGAGGCTGTATTTGCTGATTACAAGTTTGTTTATGGATTCTTAACCAATCtttttctatgtgtgtgtgtctgtgtgtgctgcatGTGGCTGTGCTCTATGAATGCGCCTGCCGTTCTCTCTGTGCAccgtctgtgcatgtgttttgttttgcttttgttccgttttgtacgtgtgtgtgtgtttccacgtCTCTTTCCTGCAGCTACAGGAGGCGaagctggagagagagcgacaCCGTCAGCATTCGCCCGTGACGCAGCACGCTGAGCCAGAGTCCCCCCAGCTCCAGGCTCACGTGCACCCGCAGGCCCAGGGTCCCGGCCAGGAAGCCAACGGGCCCGTCACCCCTTCCACTCCCAGCATCACCACCCCATCCACCCCTTCCACGCCAGCCCCAGaggacagcagcaggtctgtgccTGGGCCTGGGGAGCAGCAggtacagagggagcaggaggagcaaggAAAGCAGGGGTCTATCTATGAGAACCCGGACCCAGAAAATGGTTCTGAGTTCTGTGCGGCTGAAAATGAACAGACTGAGGCTGATCAAGCTACCGCAGCAGCACAGAGTAAGGGTTATTACAGAAATCTATTGTATACATTTGTTTATATTGTTCTAAttggagctgtgtgtgctaCCTCAGAAATGTCTAGATATCTGCAGCCAGAGATCTGTTGAGAAGCGTGTTCCCTgaagcttctgtgtgtgttgtccagATGCAGAGGCTCAGCATCATCCAGAGGCAGGTGAAGCAGAAGACGAGGAGACCCCGAATTATGAGGAAAAAGCTCAGGAAATAGTCCAGAGTATTCTGCAGGAGGTGGTCAATACTGTTGCAGGAGGTGAGGCATTACGTTTAGGGGAGGTGGTTCTGATGAGACATTGTGTCCCATAATGAATTTATTAGTAGTCTAGAATTCAGTCTTTAACACCAAGGAGAAAAGATGTATGTGTTACTGCTTATACAAGCTGCAATTAGGCTGACGGCCGGTGCCCTTGTTTGATAAATAACAAGTGCTTCTCTTGGTATAAGAGGTATCTGAAAGGAGACGATCTAAGCAACACAGAGTTCCtaggaagctacattataattTTAGGTCAGGTCACACTCCTTGAAATTTCCTTTGATGCTGCAAAAAAGAAAGCACAGCACTCTCTTTACTGTTTACAAAGGTTTTTAAGCCAGTATTTTTTATGGCTTCATAAAAAGCTGTATTAGCGTGTGCCCACTAAGAAATACAGCTTTACCTTTGAGCAGCACAAATGGGCTTCAGTAGTCGGGAGAACGGCAGACTGGCGTCCTTCACTTTTTCACCTGATTGTTCCCCCTCGATGCTAGTGCTACAGTGGATATAAGCTTTAGCTAATTTGACactgttgatttgtttttgtgcttgacCAGAACATCGAGTCACAGAATAACATCTGACCGTTTAATGTTCTCCTGCGAAACACGCTCTCCTGGTCTGTGGTGTCTCCACAGCGCAACAGGTTAATGTGACTCCTCTCCGCTTCATAATCACCGCAGGGCACTGCCTGGACCCTGCAAATCTGTGCTCCGACACCAAGGAGTCTGGGGTGGAGGGTGAGCCCAGCGAGTCTGAGCCGGCTGAGGCGGTGACGGAGGGAACCCAGAGCTCCCTGGACGATGAGGGCACCCTGGGGAGTGACAGCGAGCACGTCCACGCCAACGGCATCCCGGGCACGCCTATTTCTGCCACTTTCACCCCCTCACTCCCCGATGACAGACTGTCCGTCTCGTCTAATGACACTCAGGTAAAGGACAGAGTTTTACCAATACAGGCTAAAGGATTCCACAAAGAAAAGGCAGATAAGCACACACTTATTTTACTGATTATTGTCGTTGTAGGAATCGGGAGGTGCACCGGGGCAGCCGCCTGGTGCTAAATTCTCCCACATCCTTCAGAAAGATGCCTTCCTTGTTTTTCGCTCGCTCTGTAAGCTGTCGATGAAGCCATTGTCAGACGGACCACCTGATCCAAAGTAAGCGTTACTCCAAGAGTTACAGTAGTAATGTGTTAGTAGGCGTTCATAGTCAAAGACCAGTAGAGTAAAGgtaataattgtaattaatagttaaaatatttactatttaaacaaatacatCAGTGTTGCAGTAGGTTAATGGTACTAGTACAAATCCATCAGCATTGCTCTATGGTGGCTCTACCGTCTGCACAAGATCTGTTTATTAAATGTGAAACGCTCGCCCAGAGTTATCTGAATTGACAGAGTCTGCTGTCCTGTGCCAAGACTTGAGTCACAACACaagtgctgttgttgttgtagagGCTGAGGGTTGGGGTGAAGGTCATCTGCATGGAGTGATGCAAAGTTGCCTCGTGCATAGTAAACAGTTCATGAATCCGTACAATGGATGAAGCTCATTTTGAGGAGGTCAGATTACTTGTTTATGTGCATCCTAGGCATTTGTTGGggggaagaagagaaagagaaacatttTTGTTCAAGCACATGCAGTAAATTCCTCTTTGTCCGCCTGTCAGACAGTAGAATTGCAGAGACGCAGCCTATCTCAGCACACTGAGCTGAAGCTATGTTTTTAGAGCCActgtttttctgtcctgctgTTGCAGGAAAACAGTTGAGACAATCCGAGGCTCTACACGAGGAGCAGCTCTAATTTACTCGCACTAGTATTTCTTTGAAGGCTGTTGAAGATCTTAACTGCCTGATGCCGAAATACAGCGTGATGTTGCCTCAGCGTGCAGTACACTTCTGTTCTTTCTGTTTAAAATCCTCCTTGAAGGACTTGAAGGTTTTACTGAGGcgtctttcattttatttctgaaTGTATGTCTGAAATCTTAATGCGATTACACAACATGCTGTTGAAGCAGACGTGTGGAAAGAACGGCTCGTCGTGTTTGTTAATGGAACCTAagcagttaaataaataaaagctaacAAATCAGGCATGAATACacactcctctctccctccccgccTCAGATCCCACGAGCTACGGTCAAAGGTCCTatccctccagctgctgttgtcCATCCTGCAGAATGCCGGGCCCATCTTCAAGACCAACGAGATGTTCATCAACGCCATCAAGCAGTACCTGTGCGTGGCGCTGTCCAAGaacggcgtctcctctgtgCCTGAGGTCTTCGAGCTCTCGCTCTCCATTTTCCTCACTCTGCTCTCCCACTTCAAGACGCACCTGAAGATGCAGATCGAGGTAACGTAGGGGGGACGTTCAGCTTCTCGTCTCTGCTCGCTGCGCGTGTCTTATTGTTCTCGCTTTTCCCCCTGCAGGTGTTTTTCAAAGAGATTTTCCTGTATATCCTTGAGACGTCCACAAGCTCCTATGACCACAAGTGGATGGTCATACAAACCCTAACTAGAATATGTGCAGGTTTGTGTCTCCGGTTTTTAATGAGGTcaataatgtatttatgacattGCTAAATACTCAGTAATGGATGCAGATTATTTACACATAATCCAGATGTTCAgcaaaatacatttcagctaaATCTTTAGCGACATCCTCATTTGTAAAAGATTGTAATGAATTTACTGGCTGTAATGAACCATAATGGCTGTAATGATTGGGGCAACTGTTTTAGACTGTGTACAGTAGATTGTCACTGCATCTCTTTGTGCCTGTCAGATGCCCAGAGTGTGGTGGACATCTATGTGAACTATGACTGTGACTTGAATGCTGCTAACATATTTGAACGGCTGGTTAACGACCTCTCTAAGATCGCTCAGGGTCGTGGGGGCCATGAGCTCGGCACGACACCATTACAGGTAATTTTGTTTCCCTATTGGCTGATGTTTCGTTGAATGTtgcattatcatcatcattactgcAATGCTGCAGCCTTACAGGTATTTTTATGTCCTTATTCAGGAGTTGACCCTGAGAAAGAAAGGCCTTGAATGTCTGGTGTCCATCCTGAAGTGTATGGTAGAGTGGAGCAAAGATCAATACGTCAACCCCAACTCCCAGACCAGCCTTGGTAAGGCACTGGTGCCCTGAAATCGAGTGTAATTTATCAAGATTATGTGGCAGACGCTAAACCCGCACTGAATACAAGACAAGGAAATGGCCTTTCTCTAGATTTGAATTCTACTAATAGCTCAAATATTTAGTCTGTTGACGCGTCGGTTCCAGAAGCCATGTTTGGTTTTGAGTTCTGGTCAATACAAGAGAGACTAACGACACATATTCATCTTTTGCTCTTAACCTTCCAGGTTTATTAGTCTTGcttaaatgaataaatctaTCATTATGCCTGGACTGTACAAAATGACATCATATTTATCAAGGTGTTCTATATGCAGAGCTTATCCAGTGTATGACTCCAGTGTCTTCTGCTCACAAGAGGATTTTTACTGTTCTAGTTGATGAGCTCAACCTAAGTAGAAAGTGCAGCTTTGTTAAACAGCTAAAAGGATAGCCCACAAGCCCCTGGAGCTGACCACAGGCTCGCCTTGGGCTAAAATGTCAAGGCTCACCAGCAGAGGCAATTTTGTTCACTCGTTATCCTTCTAGAGCTTATGACAGCTCATTAATAATTTTGCAGAAGCGTATAGCCCACGTTTTGAATTCTAAATGTGAAATTTGCACACTTGGGTTTCAGCCCAGTACTATTTTCCTGCGTGTCCAGTGGATGCCTTACAAAAAAGAGTCGGTCATTATTATGATGTGCGTAATTATGctttacagctcaatatgcatTTGCATTCCTCTGACTGTTCGTTTCTCTTCCCTTTTTGGATGAATACAAAGCCAGAGCAGGTAATAGTAACACAGAACCAAGTGTTTGCTACACGTTGCTGTGCTTGGAGTTATACATATTAAACCCCTTTGTACTTGTAGGGTTTCCACTTCCCACTCACCCATAGACTTATGTTCATGTTGTCACATTTACGGTGGAATCAGTGACTGTGAATTAAATTGGGGAAATGCTGCTTTTTAATTTTACGAActacattatatacagtatatgtaaaaacataaacacaaggtTTCCCTTAAGGAGCaggtttcccctcctcctctctattCAAAGTCATCTATCTTGTACTTTCTACTTTACCTCTGTATTCACCCCCCTAATAAAAGAACTGTAACAGTAGACCTTAGACTTTCTATAGGGTAATCAGACATCTGGTCTCAGTACAGGAGTAGAAGGTGCCCTCCTGTACCAACGGTTGATCCTTCAGCTTGTTTCCCTTTGCTCTGTCACTTTATGAATCTGGCTGCTTCTTCTCTAACTGCCTGAAGGTTCTTAGATAACCCACCTTTTATAGTATCCATTTTCCTGCCCTGCATTGcggctgctctgtgtgtctgcgatTAAGTGTGTTGCTTGGCTGTGGTTGGGTGTGTGAGTAACACCAGCGTGCATGACCTCCATGCCAACAACAGTCAGTAAGAAGGCCTCGGGgtcagtgtgttttgtgtggcaGTTTCCCCTTCCATTTACTGAAGTCTCTCTCCAGGAGTTTGTGCCAACAACAGAGTTGGCACAAACTCATAAACTAAAAGCTCTCACCTTTGTGATGGTTTCAGGAGTTGcctctctttaaaaaaaaaagaaagaaagaaagaaaacattcaaacactctctctcttctcttctttgtgATCTtatcttgtatttttttgtgGCGTGTCTTCTCAGGCCAAGAGAAGCCCTCCGAGCAGGAAAGCACAGAGACCAAGGCTCCTGAGACCATAAACCGCTATGGGAGTATTAACTCTCTGGACTCCACGGCCTCGTCTGGCATCGGCAGCTACAGCACCCAGATGTCAGGGACTGATAACCCCGAGCAGTTTGAGGTCCTCAAACAACAAAAGGAGATCATCGAGCAGGGCATCGACCTGTGAGTTTCACTACATGTAAAATGTTCTTCTTCCTAATGATTTTGTGAGTATGGCACTGACTACATtacttttttctattttctacaGGTTTAACAAGAAACCAAAGAGAGGAATCCAGTACCTTCAAGAGCAAGGCATGCTGGGTACAACCCCAGAGGACCTTGCACAGTTCTTGCACCAGGAGGAGAGACTTGACTCGGTAACAAGCCATCACTTACTGTACTCCTTCAGAAACATCAATACTATTAAATACTATATGAACAAATGGAATCAGAAACATAAAAGTTGCTAAAGTTTGCGTAATGATCatcttaaaattaaaataattgtcAAATCATAACTGATTCCAGCGCCATCTTCATGTACACACCCCATAGAAACCACACAATAACCACTGAGCCACTTTCCCCTCCAGTCCTGTATACAGGGTAAACACTGAGGAGCCGCTCGGCCTTTCAACAGCCCCTAAGGGTGTAATCCACATAAGGGCCGTTCATAACATCTGGTTAGAAACCAGGGCCCTTAGCTACTGTGGTACCAGAGCCACTGTAACCAGAGTGAGCAACCAGATGTGGTAAATAATTCCACACTGTCTAGGTGGTCCTGTAGCTGGAGCTCTTAGTGACTCAACtattcagtaaaacactgtttagCAATGAGTGACAGCTGATAATAAGACAAAGCAAATGTAACCAATAAAATACAATGAATAACAAACACATGTGCTTGTTGCTATTTATTATAAATGGTGGAATTAAAGATTTTAATCCAGATTCAGGCTAAAGCAGTTGCTGTTTCTGATCCCCAGATAAACTGGGATTgaaaattttttttaaaagttgCCTTTACCAAAAGTTTCCATCCTACTAGACTCGAAGTGCCAAAGGAGCCAAACCAACTCTTCTTGTGTCAGAGCGATGTTGACAGACATGTTGACAGAAATTGACTTTAGAgactttcaaacacacaaatgtgattTCTCCTTCTGGTCCTTCACCACAGCTGGAGGACTGCATGCATGCACTCTTTTTGAATGTTAAAattcattattttctttttactctAAAGGACAGGCAGCTttctgacctgctgcttcaggttACGTCCACAAGAATGACATCAATGACATCATTTCCTCTGTGCCTTTAAACTTATCCTAAGTGCAACTCAAAGTCTGAGGATCAGATCAGACTATTCAAACTAACACATGTTTCCTTTCCTAGACTCAAGTGGGAGAGTTCCTCGGCGATAATGACCGTTTCAATAAAGAAGTGATGTATGCCTACGTAGATCAAATGGATTTCCAGGGCAAAGACTTTGTTTCCGCACTGAGGATGTTCCTGGAGGGCTTTCGATTACCTGGAGAGGCCCAGAAAATTGACCGTCTTATGGAGAAATTTGCTGCAAGATATCTTGAATGCAATCAGGGGTAGGTTTGCATCTGTTGCTGGAAGAATGAACAAATGAGCATGTTTTCATCTACACTCCTCAACTGTTCTGTCCGGTTTGATTTTCTAGGCAAACCCTCTTTGCCAGTGCTGACACTGCATATGTCCTTGCCTACTCAATCATCATGTTGACGACTGACCTTCACAGTCCTCAGGTAAGCAGTCGACTTCATAGAGGGTTTCACCTTTGGGTTATGACGACATGAATACATAACAGCCTTTGACACATATCGTTGTTGTGGTCTGCAAAGGTGAAGAATAAAATGACCAAGGAGCAATACATCAAGATGAACCGCGGCATAAACGACAGCAAAGACCTACCTGAGGAGTACCTCTCAGCCATCTACAACGAGATCGCTGGGAAGAAGATCGCCATGAAGGAGACGAAAGAGCTCACCATGAAATCCAACAAGCAAAGTGAGTCAACACATGTGTCTGTGCGATAAATACCGGGGTACGAGTTCCACATTTCCATCAGTGCCCGATattgctgcagctgtgatgatTTTGGAGGAGATTTGAGACACTCATTGTGAGATAAAGTCATACGCTTTAATGACTACAGAGCTTCTTAGATAAGATGCTGCAGTTTTCTTCTTTATATTTAATCTGATTCTTGCTTCCTGTTCAGGCGTGGCCAGCGAGAAGCAGAGGCGTCTGCTGTACAATGTGGAGATGGAGCAGATGGCCAAGACGGCCAAAGCTCTGATGGAGGCCGTGAGCCACGTCCAGGCTCCCTTCACCAGCGCCACACACCTAGAGCATGTCAGACCCATGTTCAAGGTAACACGCATGCCGCACgatgcacacgcacagctgaagaaacaaaCCAGGCAACACCTTGTGCTCCTGCCTCATAGCTGGCATGGACACCGTTCCTGGCTGCCTTCAGTGTGGGTCTTCAGGACTGTGACGACACAGAGGTGGCCTCCCTGTGTCTCGAAGGGATCCGCTGTGCCATCAGGATAGCCTGCATCTTCTCCATACAGGTACTGCTGTCAGAGCTGAGGAGCACCTTGTCACTGCGCCTCTCACATGGCAGTTTCCTGAATCGCCTCGTTGTCTCTCACGTAGTTGGAGAGGGACGCGTATGTGCAGGCCCTGGCGAGGTTCACCCTGCTGACAGCCAGCTCTGGCATCGCAGAAATGAAGCAGAAGAACATCGACACCATCAAGACCCTCATCACTGTGGCCCACACTGATGGAAACTACTTGGGCAACTCCTGGCATGAGGTCTGTTATTCTCTGCTGTATGTGCCTACCAAACAATTTATTATGTCCCAACAACGAGTACAAGTCGTCCCAGTTTGCTCACTTTATTCACGGTGCCTTTATTTGTGCCACTGCCTCCTGTCGTTTCAGATCCTAAAGTGCATCAGTCAGCTGGAGCTGGCTCAGCTGATTGGTACCGGGGTGAAGGCACGCTACATCTCAGGGACAGTTCGGGGCAAAGAGGGATTCATTGCAAGTACCAAGGAGCAGAGCAATGACGAGTACCTGGGTTTAGGTCAGCAACTCTTAAATATACTCTTAAATATATAACTGATACATATAACTGAATAAAATGTTGAGTTGTTCAAGAAGCTTAAAGCTTTTAGCTGTTTgaatactgtgtttgtgttgtagttgGAGGAACTGTGGACCGTAAGCAGATTGCAAGCATACAGGAGTCCATTGGAGAAACCAGCTCTCAGAGCGTGGTGGTGGCTGTGGACAGGTACTGTATTCACCCTGATCtgaaaaatattaacaaaaccGTCTCCTGTGTCTGTTCATATTAAACCTGAGTGCACCACATTGTGTTGTTCATAGTAACTAGCAGAGAAGGACAAGTGGTTGCCCAACACCCCCCAAAtacggaaaacacaaaacaagatgGGAGCCTTCATTAAAAAGACAATCTTTAATTAAAAGTGAAGAACTAAAACCCATTCAGAAGTTGTTTATAATTATCTGCTGACAACATGTTGGCAGAATGTAGTTCTCATTTTAATTTTGCATCCTTCGCATTCCCTTTCTAAAAATATCAGATAAAATGCTTTATTAAATAACTTTCACATTTTCCTCCACTTCAGGATATTCACGGGTTCCACCAGACTAGATGGCAACGCAATAGGTGAGTCTCGCTAATGTAATTCTCCTCTAGCTATTTCTGATTATCCTGAGTCACTTTGTCCATAAGAGGCACCTTTCTCTTCATCATCGCcaacacttttttatttttttggcagTTGATTTTGTGCGCTGGCTGTGTGCTGTGTCCATGGATGAGCTGGcctcacccacacacccacgTATGTTCAGCCTGCAAAAAATTGTAGAAATCTCCTACTACAACATGGGCCGCATCAGGC from Betta splendens chromosome 4, fBetSpl5.4, whole genome shotgun sequence includes:
- the arfgef1 gene encoding brefeldin A-inhibited guanine nucleotide-exchange protein 1 isoform X3, coding for MFEGKKTKNMFLTRALEKILADKEVKKAHHSQLRKACEVALEEIKEESEKLSPPSGDGKSGSSTLPPIKSKTTFIEADKYFLPFELACQSKCPRIVITSLDCLQKLIAYGHLTGSAPDNTTPGKKLIDRIIETICACFQGPQTDEGVQLQIIKALLTAVTSQHIEIHEGTVLQAVRTCYNIYLASKNLINQTTAKATLTQMLNVIFARMENQALQEAKLERERHRQHSPVTQHAEPESPQLQAHVHPQAQGPGQEANGPVTPSTPSITTPSTPSTPAPEDSSRSVPGPGEQQVQREQEEQGKQGSIYENPDPENGSEFCAAENEQTEADQATAAAQNAEAQHHPEAGEAEDEETPNYEEKAQEIVQSILQEVVNTVAGGHCLDPANLCSDTKESGVEGEPSESEPAEAVTEGTQSSLDDEGTLGSDSEHVHANGIPGTPISATFTPSLPDDRLSVSSNDTQESGGAPGQPPGAKFSHILQKDAFLVFRSLCKLSMKPLSDGPPDPKSHELRSKVLSLQLLLSILQNAGPIFKTNEMFINAIKQYLCVALSKNGVSSVPEVFELSLSIFLTLLSHFKTHLKMQIEVFFKEIFLYILETSTSSYDHKWMVIQTLTRICADAQSVVDIYVNYDCDLNAANIFERLVNDLSKIAQGRGGHELGTTPLQELTLRKKGLECLVSILKCMVEWSKDQYVNPNSQTSLGQEKPSEQESTETKAPETINRYGSINSLDSTASSGIGSYSTQMSGTDNPEQFEVLKQQKEIIEQGIDLFNKKPKRGIQYLQEQGMLGTTPEDLAQFLHQEERLDSTQVGEFLGDNDRFNKEVMYAYVDQMDFQGKDFVSALRMFLEGFRLPGEAQKIDRLMEKFAARYLECNQGQTLFASADTAYVLAYSIIMLTTDLHSPQVKNKMTKEQYIKMNRGINDSKDLPEEYLSAIYNEIAGKKIAMKETKELTMKSNKQSVASEKQRRLLYNVEMEQMAKTAKALMEAVSHVQAPFTSATHLEHVRPMFKLAWTPFLAAFSVGLQDCDDTEVASLCLEGIRCAIRIACIFSIQLERDAYVQALARFTLLTASSGIAEMKQKNIDTIKTLITVAHTDGNYLGNSWHEILKCISQLELAQLIGTGVKARYISGTVRGKEGFIASTKEQSNDEYLGLVGGTVDRKQIASIQESIGETSSQSVVVAVDRIFTGSTRLDGNAIVDFVRWLCAVSMDELASPTHPRMFSLQKIVEISYYNMGRIRLQWSRIWEVIGDHFNKVGCYSNEDVAIFAVDSLRQLSMKFLEKGELANFRFQKDFLRPFEHIMKKNRSPTIRDMVVRCIAQMVNSQAANIRSGWKNIFSVFHLAASDQDESIVELAFQTTGHIVTNVFEKHFAATIDSFQDAVKCLSEFACNASFPDTSMEAIRLIRHCAKYVSERPQAFKDYTSDDMNVAPEDRVWVRGWFPILFELSCIINRCKLDVRTRGLTVMFEVMKTYGHTFEKHWWQDLFRIVFRIFDNMKLPEQQTEKAEWMTTTCNHALYAICDVFTQYFESLSDVLLDDILAQLYWCVQQDNEQLARSGTNCLENVVILNGEKFSPETWDKTCNCMLDIFKTTIPHALLTWRPAGAEREHTTPSLSDKQLDSLSQKSVDVQSRSEDQHSINSADRAASDNRRPGQHSSASGVGEDISRSRTPTKIQEQRLFSALLIKCVVQLELIQTIDNIVFFPATSKKEDAENFAAAQRDAVYAAHTPVETQDQGMYRYLTSEQLFKLLDCLLESHRFAKAFNSNNEQRTLLWKAGFKGKSKPNLLKQETSSLACGLRILFRMYTDEGRQEAWEEVQRRLLNVCSEAVAYFLALTSESHREAWTNLLLLFLTKVLKISDERFKAHASRYYPLLCEIMQFDLIPELRAVLRRFYLRIGIVFNISQLPEPEAESRHTPQEPDAKVGEEAGEQ